From Daucus carota subsp. sativus chromosome 6, DH1 v3.0, whole genome shotgun sequence:
ttattagttaatgttttattttcaggaatttgtagataaataaagaaatcaagaaatcaagagaaaaaggaacaaattaaaaggtgcaagaagggcAAAAGAggaaagaaaaaagagagaagaaggaagaaggaaaagaaaattaagacacaaccacccttctacccctaaaaccctaatctaggcATATATAAACTTCCttttctctcattagccaccaCCAACTTAGTCTTTACCTTGTTTTTACCTGgttgttagtagcctcctttATCATTTTCAACATATGGAATAGCTTTCTCCTTCAAATTGTAATCtttcaaatattgtaaacactttcgagttaatataatttcaagtttAATTTTGTTATCTCCTACATTTTTACCTTGTTGAAATTTGTAAAGATGTAGGAGATTACAAaactaatttgaaattatattaactagAAAGTGTTTATGATATTTGAAAGATTACAATTTGAAGGAGAAAGCTATTCTAGATGTAGAAAATGATaaaggaggctactaacaactaggtaaaaactAAGGTAAAGACTAAGTTGGTGGGTAACGAGAGAAaaggatgtttatataggcctagattagggttttaggggtaaaagggtctttgtgtcttgattttctttttcatctttcttcttcttctttttttctttcctCTTTTgcccttcttgcacctttttgttcctttttctcttgatttcttgatttctttatttcctacaaagtcctgaaaataaaacaattaactaataaaaatatgaaaataaacaataaataatcaattaaaatatgcAAAATAATGGACTTATCAAACATCCACATACCTAttttttgctcgtcctcgagtaaaaatcataaaataaattttacactaaaaaaatcatataaaaatctcaaaTCGAAAACCAAGAACAACACCAAATCAAGCCAAACCAAcgacaaatcaaacaaaatttcaaatctaacctatttaacatattttaaaaaaaaacccatCAATCTTTAATACAAAACAACAAACcaaaatctaaataaaaatactaaaccattgaacccactaataatattgagatttaaaaggggctcaatctaaatactaaaaatgtaaaattaaaacataaaataaaggctctttcaatccacaagtgcTTGGCATACATGCCACTTTATCTACTTGTTGGAAAGAAAGTAggtcatagccataaatttcaacaaggtAAAGATGAAGGAGATAACAAAACTaaacttgaaattatattaactagaaagtgtttataatattagagagattacaatttgaaaaagaaagttATTCCAGATGTAGAAAATGATaaaggaggctactaacaactaggtaaaacTAAGGTAAAGACTtggctaatgagagaaaatgatgtttatataggcctagattagggttttaggggtagaagggtctttgtgtcttgattttcttttctttctttctaattctcttttcttttcctcttttgcccttcttgcacctttttgttcgtttttctcttgatttcttgatttccttatttatctacaaattcctgaaattaaaacaattaactaataaaaatgcGAAAACAAACAATAAACAAGCAATTAAAATATGCAAGATAATGGACCTATCAAACACAATGATCATAATATCATACTCAAGGCTCAATAGATTTATTGAAcatatcaataaatttttaaaaaaaatagtcatGACAATAGATATATTAATAGTGAAATTAGTttcgtaaaaaaaaatagtgaaattAGTATATCAAGACAGACCTAGCAAAAAACGACATTAAGAGATCATAAATCAAACATTTAACAAATAGTATTCTTATCtcatatgaatattataaatatttacaaGGGAACATAATAAGAGCAAGTGTGTATTTTTGAATCCTTAACAtggaacatatataaatatttattcaatctgATTATCGGAACCAAAAAGGTGTGAGCATATAACTGAGAAGAGAAAACTTACATGATTGATATGCAGATGTTGTTATGGAAGCCTATTCTTCTTAGCctccaaataatttttcagtAGACTTGAAAGAACCATTAGGAGCAGGAAAATTTTGGGACCTTGTGCCCAAGCTGAATGACCATTTCCATCAAACATACTAGACCTTACATAGTCAATCCATCAATTACGTGAAATGTAGATCGAAAACCTAGTATTTGATGAAGCATTGATGATAGGCCAATTAAAGACAAGAGTTTGAAGAAAGGAGTGGGAATAAGGAAGAGAGATATCCTCCAGAAACCCATTTAgtcaattattattttccgGTGAGACCATCGTCGAGAGAGAAAGCCATGATTTTTAAGCATCACATATACTTTGAATGCTTTAGCTCAAGGGTTTGAACCTGACAGTTTGTTTTCCCCATATGATAACTCCAGCGATCATAATCTAATGATTAGAATCAAATCAGTGATGATATGCCAACgccttaaatattaatatttcagtatCCTACTCTTTTTTGGGGAATTTGGCACCAGACTGGTGATCTCTTCTTCAGTCCATTCACATAATTCAACTCCATGATAATCATTTTCAGATTCATTGTATGTACCATGAGCGTAATCAAGTATTACTAGGACCCTGATCATAATCGGGTCTAACAATATAACCATGATCATGACTCCAACTGTGCGTATGACTATCATGATTGTGATTACTCTTAAGATCATGATTTTTCATGTTAATGTGTATGTGATTGTGGTCATGACTATAATGGCGATTATGTGCGTGACTATGATCGTGACAGTGTCATGACTGTGATCGTGGCTATGACTAAGCCAGAGAACCATTATAAGGTTTATCACACAACCAACAATAGCAACTATAAATATGAGTTTTCCATTAAAGAAACTATAGATTTACTTTGTGAgtgtttgatttattttattttacagaaATAAATCCTTATTTCTGAAAGAGAAGAagtataaatattcttttacctgaaaattagtatttattttttaaataaaaatattatttactctttaatatatatttcaaaaaaaagttatataagtataaatattttgatattttgataggtccattatcttgcatattttaattttgaaggTCCCTAAGAGCATCTTCAGTAGATTAGCTATATGAGGTTTTAAGCTATAATTTTGAGGAATATGCACAAAAATTCACTCCAGTAGAGTCCTTACTCAATCTCTAAATGTTagaatctaaatctaaatacatgttttttcatcgttgtgtgtgttcaaaaataattttaaaatataatacatagatattaacattttttgcatgtgaaaaTCTGCTGtaaaaccctaactaatactagtaATAAGTAAAGTTCTATGGGTTCTCTCTCTAATAGTTCTCTCTTAAACATGaccttataataataatagtgaaGACAAATAGGGATCATTATTGGAGTTATTAATCAATACAGAGTCCCTATTATTTAGAAATTGAATTGTTTATCATATATTTGGGGAACCTCCTTAGGACattgctggagatgctctaagagcaagtccaacaatgtcctagcaagtgctttattaatataataaaaaatagtgtcatagtgatttaggacatcatattaatatatcaactccaacaacatgtcTTATTATTGTGCctttttattaaaatagtaatatttttaaaatattattgaaggGAAATGAAgaggagagaagagagagatgtgTTGAAATGTAATAaagtaattttttattgataaaaaaggTGCAGGGCATGCATAGTGGTGTCTCAAAAATAAAGCAATTGTTAGATGTTCTAATGTTTCAAAGTACCACtgggacattgttggagcacacATTTATttcaaacggtttttctatggtgtggccatgggcacacaataaacaccAACTCCTATGAATTTgttgcatttttattggtcgTCTAATCATAAATAAGGATGGCTCCTCTGCATTTACACAAAAtccaccaattaaaatccaccaaattCACCAAATTTAATGCTTAATGTGTGCTAATGAGCACACAATAGAAAGACCCTATTTcaaatgttttaaattttcatttaggATATGTATTTAGGGTTGGAGTTCCTCCCATGACATATAACCCTcgattgtaaaaaaaataaataaataaataaataaaaatcgtTATCTGTGGGCTTCTGTTTGAATCTGGGCTGGCGAGCAATGGCCACTTGTGAATTGATTTGGGCCATTGTGTGTTCAGTCCAACCTACAACTCATACATATAAAGCAGTTGATTGTTGTCGCCCCTTTCGCAAACCCTAGAAATCTGAGTCTCTAATACCCAAATCCAAATCTCACGGTAAGCGATGTTTGTTACTCTCTGTAAGTATGTATTGTAATTTGAGTTGAATTGATTGTAATTTGAAATTGCAGGTATCAAAATGAAGGTTGTAGCTGCATACTTGTTAGCTGTGCTGGGTGGTAACACTTGCCCAACTAATGATGATATCAAGAATATTCTTGGCTCaggttaattattttttttaagtatgttaaatatttatatttgcaagtaatgttttgtgattttttggCTTTCATGGTGTTTTTGTTAGTATAGCATTTGTAGTTTGGATCTGTTTTATGTGATTGTGTAGTTTTTGGAATGGGGATCCCTAGCTCATATGTatatattgtgtgtgtgtggactTGTGGATTATGCATTTTTCGGTATATATGATTGTCGGGGACTGGGAAATAGGAGTTTTAGGAGTCGATTAGTGACATCGGTCTTCGTATAGGAGGAGTCTTGCTAGTAGGCTCTTAAACAATTATTGCTAGTTATATTGTCCATTTGGCTTTTACATGTCATCTAGTTGGTATGTTTTAGAAAATATGTAAAACTTGGAGCACTCCAACCATTCATccattaacaaaaatatatagataaccatatttgatgagctatatttgttgaatgattaattttttatgtataaCTTTACCTAATCATAATTATAGATAATCTCATTGGAGCACATGTCTTCACCCTTAACAAAAATTTTACATTATCAATATAACTAATGATTATAGCTAACTATTTTACCAAtcatccttggagatgctctttaGTAGCCTTTCCGGTTACATTCAGAGATAAAATGTTTTGAGACTTGTTATAAAAGGCTGCAATGTTTTGTGTTCACGGGATTTTTATTCcctttgtgttttttttgtatGGTCAATTGTTATATAGAAATAGAAATTTTGGCTCTTCTGAGATCGTTGCCTTCTTTCTTGGATGATTGATATTTGGATTATTTTGCTTTGTAGAGAATgcctttctaatttttttaaaggtCATTGATAAGGTCAGCTCCCACTTGTTACTTATTGTACATTGAAATAATGTTTACAGCGTgtttatgaattaatttaatgttTTTAGTGTTGCTTGTAGCATTCTTGCTCTGTACAACTCTTTTACAGGCTTGTTTTCTAACCCTGTTTTTCTCGTTATATTCTCTTATCTTTTCCTCTCTGTAAAATTAAATGTAAATGTGTAAAGGATGTTATGCTGGGCTTCTTGCACCAATGTAGTAGTCTCTAATCGACActgaaattattttgattattggAATGAAGTTTGCTCTATAGAAATTTTGGAGTTCAGTATagcaaacaaatttttttaagcaTGGACCACTAAAAGCTAATAAAGGATGTTCTTTTATCAGAATTTATTAACATGTTTAGGTTTTAGACAAATTAACAGATTCAAACTTTTGTGAATTGCAGTCGGAGCAGATGCTGATGATGATAGGATTGAATTGCTACTGTCTGAGGTCAAAGGAAAGGATATCACTGAATTGATCGCATCTGGAAGGGAGAAGTTGGCTTCAGTTCCTtcaggtggtggtggtggtgctgtaGCTGCAGCCGCTCCTGGTGCTGGTGCTGGTGGTGCCGCACCTGCTGCTGAGGCAAAGAAAGAGGAGAAAGTAGAAGAGAAAGAAGAGTCGGATGATGTAAGGCCCTTTCATCTATTTTTATCCTTCTCCAAGTACaagtaaatttataatttgattgaaATGAATATTAATGCTTGGAGCACATCTTTTAACAGATTTATATGCTTCTTACTGTTTACTTCTATAGAAATACTATAGCTAGCTCACATTCGTTCAAGTGGTTCCACTAActatttttatctttatttgGTTGCAGGATATGGGCTTCAGTCTCTTCGATTAagttaaatatttgtttttacgTCTCTTGGATTGTATTGAGTAATGGCTTTTGTCTTTTAGACTTAAGAGGTTAAATACCGACTTTTTTCTCATAAACTATTAATATGTTGAGTTTTAGAATTCCTTTCTCGCGAAGTTTAATAGTTCTCTGAATTAGCAAAAAAGAAAAGTTTAATAGTTCTCTTTGCAGTCTTTTGAGATTGGGTTGAGTGGCATTTTTGACTCTACATACGTGCTCTATATATTAACTTGCATCAGTTCTTGACCTCCTTTACGATTAAGCTACTGGATGTTGGCCTTCTGAATTGAAAGTTGATCGTTAATATTGGTTTAGAATGCAGGGTCTGTTTGTGGaagttaattttattattttaatcttaATATGTGTTCCTCCGAAAGGAAGAAGAAATGCAAAGGGTCACTTGTTATAAGTGTGAATATGAATTGAAAGAGTTGAATAGAATTGTGTGGATGTCTCTTAGGAGACTTTTGTGACCTTGTTTTGTCTTAGTTGAAGTTGGCAAAGGGGGGAACTATCCGGCGTATTTGGCGTATTTAAGGGAagtgtttattgtttataagcgatgatataaaaattattattaaaaattataaattatatttcagaACTGTCTTGTACATTTTTATAAAGCAAATATAGAACATAAAAGTACATTACTAAGAAAATCAGGATTTTACACAACCCCTTTAGATACTGTTACATTAAGCTAAAGAGTTTAAGAGGCTGTTTAGccgtgacttatgacttaacgtgtcTGTTTGGGtgattttgacttattaattacttatgaattattaaaaatataataataaaaataaaattgatttatgagTAATCTATGACTCAgtagtaatttttatcaaaaaaaagttcaaaaaaattagtcaCTGAAAAAAGTAACTCAAATAAATTTCTGGCtttaaatcagcttctgatttAATTTTGACTTTAAGCCAGCTTCTAACTTATTATACAAACAAACATTTTCCAGCTTAAAGCCAGAGATGATTTAAAGTCCGGATTTTAAGCCCAAGCACAACCTCTAAATGACCAGCAGTTATAATTCATTGTCCAATTGAATTCAGGCAGTTGGAATGCACGGTGCAACTTGCTGGCCAGCAGAGATTATATTTATTGCTTGCACAGTTGCACATGATCTTTTTTCGTTTACTCCTTTTTTTTATATGCCACTTTTAATTTGGGCACGTATCTTTAGATCGGCTGAtcggatagtaaaaattattattttcaattgatTTTTATTGTGAATCAATGTATATAATAGTTCCTACATCCCCTTTACTACAGTTACCCCTCCGTCTAAAACATTACCACTAAACTTTAACTTATTTACAGTAATACCAGTTGACACGTTTCACCAACCTTGCAGGTCTCTCATCCACGTGTATTCCACGCTTCACACTTCCAAGCTTCTTTCTGAAGCTTTGCACACGAATTCGTGCAAACATGCAGAAACATCATTACTTTGTactaattcaaattcaaattacaaaattaattatgcAAGAAATTTAGAACTACAATCTAACAAAATTCATACCAAGCGGAAGACAAAGTACTCAATCCATCATGAACAGCAAATCATCAAAATCGTCCAGTGAAGAATATATGGTAGATTTACTCCTCCTATCACAGTTGTGTTAATGAATGATTTTGTTCTTATAACACTCATCACTCTCAATCATGGTTGCAGGAGAACAATTCCGGGAACAATTGGCGCCTCTTTACTTCAGAGGATATGAATGAAGGTACATATCTTGGTGTTGGATGATTTACTACAATAGCAGTTCttcaagattattttaatatagaGAAATGGCTGCGTAGGTTATCAAAAGTTGAAAAGGAGGAGACGGAGGTTTAGTTCCAACAAAGAGAATGTGTTTGCTGAGCATACTCCTCAATCAGGTAGTTTTTATGATAACCAGATATAGGACTTAAAGTAGGATTTACTAATCATTGTTTAAATTAACTGCATAACAAATAATAGTGCTGAGGATCTGTGCTCTGTAAATCCTAAGTTTGATAATATCTGTTCAATTCAACTGCCCAACTAATATTTGCAAATTACTGTCAGGACCATTACGTTCTCGAGCCTCTGGCCCCTCTGCTCAGGGGAGTGCCCTGTCTGATATAACCAATAATATTGTTCAAGACCGTTGCTCTGTCAAGCCTAGGTTGCGTAGAAATGTTAAAGTACCTCACCACACTCCAACAGGTTATGATCTTATTTAATTGTTTGCTTTGATGTATTACTGATGATTTAGTGTGTTGCTAAAtgtattaaataatttcatGCATTTACGTTCATAGGAAATAGTTTCAACCTCACTTCTCCTACGTCCACTCCTGCAAGTACAATATGTAATGCCAGTAGTAGTGGGGACCAATTTATTCCTCCAAAGAAAGCTATGAGACGATGCCATCTTGAATCGAGTAGAACTCTATTCCCTGATGAAGAAGTACTGGAAACACAAGATCAAAGCAATGATATCTATGGTACTTATCTATTTTGCTACCAATTGGCTCATAAATTATGTCCCGTACTCAGTCTAATATCGTGTTTGCAGAACCAGAGACTAACATTGTTCATGGTCCATGGTTTACTGACGATGAGGATGACTCAGATTATGTCATATGTAGTTTAACTCTATTGTTATATTTCAATGGACATGTGCGAAGATTTCACTGCTTCCATATTAGCATTTAACCATGTCCAATATAAATCCACATGCAGAGAACTCCATTGAAGACTACTCGATGTCAGATGAGTGTGATAGTGATCAAGGTATTAAACATGTTTTTTcagatttgtaattttattataaaaactgtcaacattttattttatacattgatttaaaatttattgcaGAGGAAAATGTTGTTCCTCCCGTCCAATTAGGAGCAAAAGATAAATGGAAGAGTAAACGTGTTGTGGCAGATGAGTATGCAAGCTTGGGTGGACCCTCTGCTAAGTGTTTAAAATGCAATGCAAGAATGTGGAAAGAAGAGAGGGTCAATAAAAATGTTACGAAGGGCACTCCAATATTCTCTATATGCTGTAAGAAAGGTGCCGTGAAGTTGCCACCTTCTCTTCCAACTCCTGACTATCTACTGCACCTTCACACTGATGCTGTTAAATCTCCATCATCGCTGTATACGACTATACAATTCTATGTTTTCGTTTACATCGACAGGTGGGAATGTGGATCATTCAATCAATAAAGGAGGCTGTCCATATATATACAGATTGAATGGTCagaattttcatgtttttggTTCTTTGATACCAAATACAGGCGAGGAGCCCAAATTctgtcaattatatatatatgacactgCCAATGAGATTACTAATCGCATGCGTTGGGTAAATGTTAAAGaccaggataaaatcgatgTTCAGGTTGTTCAGGGTCTTATTAACATGTTGGATGATACCAATGAGTTGGTTCGAGAATTCAGAACAAGACGTGACCGATTTGAAAATAATGACATCATTGATTTGAAGATCACCTTAAAGGTTTGTCGAGCCCAGAGTGGCAGAGAGAATCACATTGCTCCTTCAGACGAGGTGGCTGGGATCATGGTTGGTGAAAGCAACACTACCTGCGGTGATCGAGATATAATCATTGATAGTTACAAGGACGGACTGGAACGGATATCCTTCATTCATCCGAAACTAATGGCATTGCAGTATCCTATTTTGTTTCCTAATGGTGAAGATGGTTATCATGACCAAATTCCATTTGAAAAAAATGGAAACAACTCCAACAATTCTCATGAATACATCTCCATGAAAGACTACTACTCCTATAAATTTCAAGTCAGGGAGAGTGAAGGTACTCATTCTTTAGGACTATCTCCAAGTAATTTGCCAACACTTATGTCAATTTAAAGTAGTATTACTGATTAAGCACAtgtgtaaattttttattattaaaatgtagGGATGACTGCACGTTTGGGTGGTCGGTTGTTTCAGCAATATATGGTGGATGCTTTCTCATCCATTGAGCAAACTCTCCTTTGGTGGTTCCGTATTAATCAGACTACTTTACGAAATGAGTTATATACTCATATTTGTGATTCACTACGTAAAGGAAATTCTGATTCCTCTAAGATCGGTAAAGGTATTATTCTTCCAAGTAGCTATGTTTAGGGGTGAACATGGGTTGGGTTGGGCGGGTTTTTGGAAAAaaacgacccaacccaattagttcgggttaataaaaacttaacCCGTTAActgaaaaaaatttatctaaCCCAACCctacccaacccaattaattcgggttgggtcggattggtttgggttaaacttgcgaaaatcataataaataaaaatttagtcattCATCGCGACAGGAAAAAAAATACTCACTCGTACACCGGTAGCTAGTAACAGTCGGCATACATATTTATAGTTACTCAATTTCTATGAATCATTCACCAATATTAGTCGATGCGTAAGTTTTTAATCGAAGAGGGAAGCCTATTACATTGGTGAAACATTTGAACAATGGTGAAATAATAGGAAATTGTTGTATACACACTCAGTTATGAACTCTTATTTATAAGGTGTATATCAGTTCATTAACAAATTATTAACCATGTTCAAATTCCAAAAGTcatcatttacattttatagttatcgatatacttaaaattattcatattgcTGTTGTAAATGTATAGACACACCCtagataaatcaaatttaggTTAAAGATTGATTGagataaactaaaaaatataaaatagatatgtaaatattatatatatgtatatatatatatatatatatatatatatatatatataatcgggttgggttgggttagttCAGGGTTAAAATCTGTAAAACCCTGACCCAACCCAACTTAATcgggtttttttaaaaattaacccaTTTATTTTTCGGTTTTGAACGGATCGGGTTAATCGGCCTAAAAAAAggtcggtttgggttgggttagcGGGTTGAACGGGTTTATGTTCACCCCTAGCTATGTTGGCTCCAAAAGGTACATGCAAGAAAATTTTCAGGATGCCTTAGCTGTATGTCGGCATGTAGGACATCCTGATGTCTTTCTAACAATGACAACAAACCCTCTTTGGGATGAGATACAGAAAATGATGTCTTTTTTGCCACATTGTAAGGTTGAGAATTGTCCTGACATTATATCTAGAGTCTTCAAACTCAAACTTGATCAGCTAACAAAtgacattaaaaaaaatggtcATTTTGGGAAATGTATAGGAGGTGCATTCTCTATCAACATGCCTATGTTATATTAATGTTTAAGAATTTATACTAGCAGATCTTActaattatgtgtttttttattGTCTTATACAGTCATGTACGTTGTAGAGTTTCAGAAGAGAGGTTTGCCTCACGTACACATGTTAATATGGCTTGACAGTCCTTCTAAAATGTATCTGAAACAGAATTTGGATAAATTTGTTAGCGCAGAAATTCCTGATCCTTTGAAAGACCCAGTTGGTTACGCTGCAGTAAAACAATTCATGATGCATGGCCCTTGCGGTCTGCAAAATCCTAAATCCCAGTGTATGAAGAAATTCAGGTGCATACGCCATTTTCCAAAAGCGTAAGTTACCATACAAGTTTCCTGTAAGTGAATACCCATGTCTGCAAATTCCTACTCATACATAACCTCACTTATTTTGTCTAAATATGCAGGTACTCTTCCCGTACAGTTTTTGATGAAAGTGGATTTCCTTTATATATGCGTCGTAAACAAGATATCACAGTACGTGTGCGCAAGACTGATTTAGAAAATCAATGGGTTGTTCCTTACAACCGGGATCCGTTAGTCAAATATCAGTGTCATATGAATGTGGAAATTTGTTGTCACGCAAGAAGcttgaaatatttgtttaaatattgtCTTAAAGGTCATGACACTGCTACTGTTCAAGTGAATGGTAGAAGGATGAAAAAATCTCTTGACAATTCTGCTGAAGATGGATTTGATGAAATCAATGCATATTTTGATGGGAGATATCTCTGCGGTTGTGAGGCGGCCTATAGGATTTTTGGATTTCCTATACATTACCGGACTATCTCAGTTGAACGTCTGCCATTTCACCTCCCTGGACAAAGGAATTGCACTTTTAGAGATAACCAATCTTTGGAAAAAGTTGCTGAGCGAGAAAAGTATAGAAATAGCAAACTTGAAGCATTTTTTATACTAAATTAGAATGATCAATCTGCACGCGAATACACCTATGATGAAATTCCCAAACATTATGTTTGGGATGATGGTCACAGGACATGGAATAGACGCAAGAGAGGATTTCAAATTGGGAGGCTGGCATATACTCATCCAGCACAGGGGAACCTTGGTATCTTTAGATACTTCTAACTTTTGTTAGAGGACCTACTTCTTATGAGAGTTTACGAACCGTCAATGGTGTTTTGTATCCTTCTTTCCGAGATGCTTGCAAAGAATATGGGCTCTTGGACGATGACAAGGAATGGCATGAGGTTATGACTCAATGTGCACAAGGTGGATTAGCACCCCAGATACGTCAACTCTTTGTACACATATTAGTCCACTGCAAAGTTACTGACTTGAAACAATTGTGGCTGTCTCATTGGAGGAGCATGGTTGATGATATACTTTTGACCAGACGAGCAATGTCTAAAGATCTGAACCTCCTGCTCAACGATAAACAACTGCAGTTCTATGCACTTGCAGGTAATGAAATATAATTCCATATAATTTCTGTTTTTCATATCAGGAACTTTGTGTTTTTTAGTAgatcatatatgtataaaagAGGTTAATTTTTTAAGATAATTTAGTAGATCATGTGTATATACCTTGATAtgaactaatatttatgtaattttattattgtcgGCAGCTGTGAAATACCCGGATAGTCAAAATTTATTACAAAATCCTTCTCCCCCAAGTAGGAAATTTCTTATCAGgaaatttcataaatataattccaattaatttatgtttttcatATCAGGAAATTTGTGTTTTTTAGTAGAGCATATATGTATAAAAGAGGTAACATTTTTTAAGATAATTCAGTAGATCATATGTATATACCTAAATAtgaactaatatttatgtaattttattattctCGGCAGCTGAGAAATAAAGTATGTCAGGAGCTgatcaatattttttaacaatttttttttttgcagaaaaTTGATAAATTACTTAAATCAATTAGGAagtctttaaaaaaatttcaaggcTTACCACAACCTCCTCAGAGTTATTTACAGCAAGGAACAAACAATCTGATTATAGAGGAGACTAGCTACAACATTGATGAAATGGAAGCAGAGTTCAATATTTTATGGGCCAGTTGTAATGAAGAGCAAAAAACTATTTTCAATGCTGTTTTGCAAAGTATCCAGGAAGCGAAAGgcggattttttttgtttatggaAGTGAAGGTTGTGGAAAGACCTACCTTTGGAAAACTTTAAT
This genomic window contains:
- the LOC108203357 gene encoding large ribosomal subunit protein P2z-like is translated as MKVVAAYLLAVLGGNTCPTNDDIKNILGSVGADADDDRIELLLSEVKGKDITELIASGREKLASVPSGGGGGAVAAAAPGAGAGGAAPAAEAKKEEKVEEKEESDDDMGFSLFD
- the LOC108192731 gene encoding uncharacterized protein LOC108192731 → MNSKSSKSSSEEYMENNSGNNWRLFTSEDMNEGYQKLKRRRRRFSSNKENVFAEHTPQSGPLRSRASGPSAQGSALSDITNNIVQDRCSVKPRLRRNVKVPHHTPTGNSFNLTSPTSTPASTICNASSSGDQFIPPKKAMRRCHLESSRTLFPDEEVLETQDQSNDIYENSIEDYSMSDECDSDQEENVVPPVQLGAKDKWKSKRVVADEYASLGGPSAKCLKCNARMWKEERVNKNVTKGTPIFSICCKKGAVKLPPSLPTPDYLLHLHTDAVKSPSSLYTTIQFYVFVYIDRWECGSFNQ
- the LOC108203360 gene encoding uncharacterized protein LOC108203360 gives rise to the protein MRWVNVKDQDKIDVQVVQGLINMLDDTNELVREFRTRRDRFENNDIIDLKITLKVCRAQSGRENHIAPSDEVAGIMVGESNTTCGDRDIIIDSYKDGLERISFIHPKLMALQYPILFPNGEDGYHDQIPFEKNGNNSNNSHEYISMKDYYSYKFQVRESEGMTARLGGRLFQQYMVDAFSSIEQTLLWWFRINQTTLRNELYTHICDSLRKGNSDSSKIGKVMYVVEFQKRGLPHVHMLIWLDSPSKMYLKQNLDKFVSAEIPDPLKDPVGYAAVKQFMMHGPCGLQNPKSQCMKKFRCIRHFPKAYSSRTVFDESGFPLYMRRKQDITVRVRKTDLENQWVVPYNRDPLVKYQCHMNVEICCHARSLKYLFKYCLKGHDTATVQVNGRRMKKSLDNSAEDGFDEINAYFDGRYLCGCEAAYRIFGFPIHYRTISVERLPFHLPGQRNCTFRDNQSLEKVAEREKYRNSKLEAFFILN